GCGGATCATCGCGCGCGAATAGGGGCCGTAGGAGCAGCGCTGCAACGGCACCTGATTCATGATCGCCGCGCCGTCGACCAGCCAGCCGATGGCGCCGATATCCGCCCAGCTGAGCGTCGGATAATTGAAGATCGACGAATACTTGGCCTTGCCGGTATGGAGCTGCTCGTAAAGCGCGTCGCGGCTCACCCCCAGCGTCTCGGCGGCGCAGTAGAGATAGAGACCATGCCCCGCCTCGTCCTGAACCTTGGCGAGCAGGATCGCCTTGCGCTCCAGCGTCGGGGCGCGGGTGATCCAGTTGCCTTCGGGAAGCTGGCCGACGATCTCGGAGTGGGCGTGCTGGCTGATCTGGCGGATGAGCGTCTTGCGATAGCCTTCGGGCATCCATTCCTTCGGCTCGATCTTCTGACCCGCGTCGATCCGCTCCTGGAAAGCGCGCTCTTGCGGGTCCATATCGTCGGGGCTTTTGACCCGAGGGGCATCCGTCTTCACCATTTGAGCATACATGCTGCTCTCTCCTCCGCCGGAGGCGTTCGGGAGTGATGTCGATGCAGTTCCTTTTGACCGATCCGTTAGAATTTAGCGCAGGACATGTCACACTTCAACGTCATTTACACATTTTTCTGTGACATTTAGCGAGTGAGATCGGGCGGGTATTTTCGTCCATCTTCGTACTCGAATGAGGAACGAAGGAGCCGGCACGTTAAACGGGGTTGCCGGATTTCGCAGGCGCAGCTTCACCGCACAGCATTCGAAGCCGATGCTCCGTCGCCCCGGTCGCCTTCGGCAGCGGACCCGTAAGCGTGACGCAGTTCCGCGCGACATGCAGGTCCGCCTGGGGAGACAGGCTGCGGTACAGCCGTGCAAACAGGCGGCGGGCTTCGTCGCCTGGCCAATCCGCGGGCAGAATCTCGGCCGGCAGGCGCGGCTCGCGGAGCGTCACGAAGCGGAACTGGTGTACCATGAGGAGGCGTGCAGAAAGGCACTCGGCGGGAGCAATCGCCCTAGCGGTATCCGGAAGATCGGCGAGCTTGCCGAAGCAAGCGAGAAACCGCCGGTATGCCTGCGCGTGAGGTCCGAGGTCCCAACAGCCCGAGGCAAAGGCCTTCAACTCGCTCGCGCCCTGGGCAGGCTCCGCACGGAAGACCACGGCGGGCATGATCGCGCTCGGGAACGGCCGCACGCCGACCGCGAGCCGGGGGCCCAGCCGCGCATGGCCGGAGCGCTCAAGCATCTGCATCCGCTCCTCGGCCGACGAACCCATCAGCTGCACGAAATGCCAGCTCGCTTCCTCCGGCGGTCCAAAGATCACCCGCGCCGCCGCGGCGAATTCCGCGCGTGCGGCATCCGTCAGCCGATAGAAGCTGCGCCGTCCCTCCCGCTCTCCGGCGAGCTGGCCGGCGGCGACGAGACGGGACACGGCGGTTCTCACAAGCGTCTCGCTGATGCCGACGCCCGCGCAGATCTCGATCAGGTTGCCGATCCAGATCGCGCCGCCGCGCGGCTCCACCACGTCGCCGTAGATGGTGACGATGAAGCTTGCGGCCCTGAGCGGCGTTTCATCCAAAATTGGCCGGATGATCCTCGAGCCCTGCTCTGCCGAATTTTCGCCATTCGCCTGCATCCGACCACCTTTGGAGATCTACCGCACCGTTCCTCATCGTCTCCGATTAGAGCACCTCCAGGAAAACTGTGCAGCGGTTTTCCGTCCGGAAGTGCTTAACTTCAAAGACTTAGAGCGTTTCAGTGTCTCTTTGAAACACTGAAACGCTCTAAAGGAAACGGGCAGCAGATAAAAGCGCGACAGCGCCGCGAGCCTGCTCCTTGGTCTCCTCGGCCATCGCGCCGGACACTGCGATAGCGCTGAAAGCGAGGCCGCCAACTGTCGCGCGGATCAGGACGTTACGGAATCGTTCAATCATTAAAGCTGCCTTACTGTGGGTTACGGCCTTTGAGTCAGGCATTGTCGAAAGCAGGTTTGAAGCCGCTAAGACCAGTTCCGGAAAGCGCTGCTTGTCGCAAAACATGACTGTTGCCTGCGTGCGCTCCGTATAGCCGCTGTCTCCCAGACCACGTCTATTGGACTACAGGCTTGCGCCCGGTCTTAGGTCTTCACCCTGAAACCCAGCATCTCGAGTGCGGCGGTTGTGCCAGTCCGCATAACAATGCGGCCCCGGAACCGATCGGTTCCGGGGCCGTTTGGTCGCCTGACCGGGAGAAGAAGTCAGGCGGCCGCTACCTTCTTCGTCACACGGGCCCATTCCGGAATCCAGTCACGGTGCGCCGCGAGCAGATCGTCCACGAGCGACCAGATCTGGTCGAGATCGAGCTCGGCGGCGGTATGCGGATCCATCATCGCCGCGTGATAGAGGTGCTCGCGGTTCTCGGTGACGAGCGCCTGGACAGTCAACTCCTGGACGTTGATGTTGGTGCGAATCAGGGCCGTGAGCTGCGGCGGCAGGGCGCCGATATAGGTCGGTTGGATGCCGGATGAATCGACGAGGCAGGGCACTTCCGCCGCACAGTTTTCCGGCAGCGAGGTGATGCAGCCATTGTTCCTGAGGTTGCCGTAGATGACCGAAGGTTCGCCGGTCCAGACCGAATTCATGATCGAGGAGGCATATTCGCGGCTCTCCGCGACTTCGATCGTCTCCGCCTCCTTGAAGGCGGCCGCCTGCCCCTTCCAGCGCTCGATCTGCTCGACGCAGCGCTTCGGATATTCATCGAGCGGAACGCCGAATTTCTCGATCAGATCGGGGCGCCCGTCCTTGATGAAGTAGGGCGTGTACTCGGCGAAATGCTCCGAGCTCTCGGTGACGAAATAACCGAGCCGCGTCAGCATCTCGTAGCGAACCTTGTTGGGGCAGCGCGGGTTCCAGTGGCTGGGCTTGGGGAAGCGGCCCTCGCGGTAGCCGCGGATCAGGTCCGGATAGAGATCGCGATAGCTGCCGTCCTTCTGGCGGTGCTCGAACTTGAGATAAAACGCCATGTGGTTGATGCCGGCGGCGCGGTAGCGGATTTCTTCGAGTGGAATGTCGAGGTCCCGGGCAAGCTCGAAGGCCGTGCCCTGCACCGAATGGCAGAGGCCCACCTGCTTGATCGCCGGATATTTCTCGGCGATCGCCCAGGTGTTTATCGCCATGGGATTCACATATTGCAGAAGGATCGCCTCGGGGCAGACCTCGAGCATGTCCTCGCAGATTTTCCAGAGATGCGGCACGGTGCGGAGCCCGCGCATGATGCCGCCGACGCCCAGCGTGTCGGCGATCGTCTGACGCAGCCCGTATTTCTTAGGCACTTCGAAGTCGGTGACCGTGCAGGGCTCGTAACCGCCGATCTGGAAGGCGACGACGACGAAGTCCGCTCCTTCCAGAGCCTTGCGCTGGTTCGAATGGGTTTCGATCCTGGCATCGGCGCCAAGTGTGCGCGCCAGTTTGCCGGCGACGATCTCGCTTTCGGCGAGCCGCTCGGGGTTGACGTCCATCAGGGCGATACTCGCGGCCGAAAGCGCCGGGCGCTGCAATATGTCGCCGATGATGTTTTTCATGAAAACGGTGGAACCGGCACCGATGAAAGTAATCCTGGGTTGTCTCGTCATGGGATAGCCTCTGTTTGAACTCACGCGGCCACTTCGAAGGCGGCCTTTACCAGCCGCTCCGTGTAGGCAGTCTTGGGATTGTTGAGGATTTCGCTCACCGGCCCCTCTTCGACGATCTTGCCGTCCTGCATGACGACCACGCGGTGGCAGAGCGCGCGCACGACTTTCAGGTCGTGGGAGATGAAGAGATAGCTCAGGCCGCGCTCGTCCTGCAGCCGGCGCAGGAGTTCGATGATCTGCGCCTGCACCGAGAGGTCGAGCGCCGAGGTCGGCTCGTCGAGCAGGATGAATTCCGGTTCCAGCGCGACGGCGCGGGCGATCGCGATGCGCTGGCGCTGGCCACCGGAAAATTCGTGCGGGAAGCGCGAAAGGATGTTCGACGGCATGCCGGCGCTGACAAGCGCGTCCTCCACCCGCTTCAGCCTGTCCTTTCGGTTTTCGCCGATGCCGTTGACGATCAGACCCTCCTCTATGATCTGGCCGACCGACATTCGCGGGTTGAGCGAGGAGAAGGGATCCTGAAAGACGATCTGGATCTTCGAACGAAGCGGCCGCATGCCCTTGCGGTCCTTGTCATGGATCGGCTCGCCTTCGAAATAGATCTCGCCGCCATCGGTGTTGAGAAGCCGGATCAGCGCCTGGCCGAAAGTGGTCTTGCCGGAACCGGACTCGCCGACGAGGCCGAGCGTCTCGTGCCGGCGAAGATTGAGGCTGAGCCCGTCGACCGCGACGAGTTCCTTGAATTCCGGCCTGAAGAACCCGCCCTTCTTCAAGGTGAAGGAGACGCGGACATTGCGGCCGTCGAGCAGGATCGGCGCGTCGTCCGGCAGCGGATTGGCCGAACCGGAGGGTTCGGAGGAAAGCAGCCGCCGCGTATAGACGTGCTGCGGATCGGCAAACAGCGCCTCCGTCGTGTTGTGTTCCTTCACCTCGCCGAGCTGCATGACATAGACGTAATCGGAGAATTGGCGGACCACCGTCAGGTCATGCGTGATCAGGATCACCGCCATGCCGAGCTCCTGCTGCAGCTTGCGGATGAGGTTGAGTATCTGCGCCTGCACCGTTACGTCGAGCGCCGTCGTCGGCTCGTCGGCAATCAGCACGTCCGGATCGTTGGCAAGCGCCATTGCGATCATCGCGCGCTGGCGCTGGCCGCCGGAAAGCTGATGCGGATACTGGTTAAGGCGTGCTTCCGGGTCGGGGATCTGGACATGACGCAAGAGCTCCAGCGCCCGCTCGGCGGCGGCGCGCCGGCTGACGCGGCGATGCGCCCGGATCGCCTCGATGATCTGGCTGCCGATCGTGTAGACCGGGTTCAGCGAGCTCATCGGCTCCTGGAAGATCATCGAGATGCGATCGCCGCGCAGCGCCCGGCGCTCTCTCTTCGAGAATTTCAACACGTCCCTGCCGTCATATTCGATGCGCGCCTGCGGCGCGATCGTAGCGCGCTTCGACAGAAGCCCCATGACGGTGCGCGCGGTCACCGACTTGCCGGAGCCGGATTCGCCAACGATCGCCACCGTC
The sequence above is drawn from the Sinorhizobium meliloti genome and encodes:
- a CDS encoding alpha-glucosidase/alpha-galactosidase; the encoded protein is MTRQPRITFIGAGSTVFMKNIIGDILQRPALSAASIALMDVNPERLAESEIVAGKLARTLGADARIETHSNQRKALEGADFVVVAFQIGGYEPCTVTDFEVPKKYGLRQTIADTLGVGGIMRGLRTVPHLWKICEDMLEVCPEAILLQYVNPMAINTWAIAEKYPAIKQVGLCHSVQGTAFELARDLDIPLEEIRYRAAGINHMAFYLKFEHRQKDGSYRDLYPDLIRGYREGRFPKPSHWNPRCPNKVRYEMLTRLGYFVTESSEHFAEYTPYFIKDGRPDLIEKFGVPLDEYPKRCVEQIERWKGQAAAFKEAETIEVAESREYASSIMNSVWTGEPSVIYGNLRNNGCITSLPENCAAEVPCLVDSSGIQPTYIGALPPQLTALIRTNINVQELTVQALVTENREHLYHAAMMDPHTAAELDLDQIWSLVDDLLAAHRDWIPEWARVTKKVAAA
- the paaX gene encoding phenylacetic acid degradation operon negative regulatory protein PaaX is translated as MQANGENSAEQGSRIIRPILDETPLRAASFIVTIYGDVVEPRGGAIWIGNLIEICAGVGISETLVRTAVSRLVAAGQLAGEREGRRSFYRLTDAARAEFAAAARVIFGPPEEASWHFVQLMGSSAEERMQMLERSGHARLGPRLAVGVRPFPSAIMPAVVFRAEPAQGASELKAFASGCWDLGPHAQAYRRFLACFGKLADLPDTARAIAPAECLSARLLMVHQFRFVTLREPRLPAEILPADWPGDEARRLFARLYRSLSPQADLHVARNCVTLTGPLPKATGATEHRLRMLCGEAAPAKSGNPV
- a CDS encoding ABC transporter ATP-binding protein is translated as MVTIESIVPAPEERRDRDMKDARPVIDARKVAVSFKVENGTVQAVKDVSFQLYRGETVAIVGESGSGKSVTARTVMGLLSKRATIAPQARIEYDGRDVLKFSKRERRALRGDRISMIFQEPMSSLNPVYTIGSQIIEAIRAHRRVSRRAAAERALELLRHVQIPDPEARLNQYPHQLSGGQRQRAMIAMALANDPDVLIADEPTTALDVTVQAQILNLIRKLQQELGMAVILITHDLTVVRQFSDYVYVMQLGEVKEHNTTEALFADPQHVYTRRLLSSEPSGSANPLPDDAPILLDGRNVRVSFTLKKGGFFRPEFKELVAVDGLSLNLRRHETLGLVGESGSGKTTFGQALIRLLNTDGGEIYFEGEPIHDKDRKGMRPLRSKIQIVFQDPFSSLNPRMSVGQIIEEGLIVNGIGENRKDRLKRVEDALVSAGMPSNILSRFPHEFSGGQRQRIAIARAVALEPEFILLDEPTSALDLSVQAQIIELLRRLQDERGLSYLFISHDLKVVRALCHRVVVMQDGKIVEEGPVSEILNNPKTAYTERLVKAAFEVAA
- the paaA gene encoding 1,2-phenylacetyl-CoA epoxidase subunit PaaA, whose translation is MYAQMVKTDAPRVKSPDDMDPQERAFQERIDAGQKIEPKEWMPEGYRKTLIRQISQHAHSEIVGQLPEGNWITRAPTLERKAILLAKVQDEAGHGLYLYCAAETLGVSRDALYEQLHTGKAKYSSIFNYPTLSWADIGAIGWLVDGAAIMNQVPLQRCSYGPYSRAMIRICKEESFHQRQGYDILIKMMKGTPDQRAMVQDALNRWWWPSLMMFGPSDDASVHSAQSMAWKIKQNSNDELRQKFVNQTVPQAEYLGLTVPDPDLKWNEEKGGYDFGEPDWNEFFEVIAGNGPCNAERLGARRKAWEDGAWFRDGLTAHAEKAALRAQPVAAE